Part of the Planococcus plakortidis genome is shown below.
ATGCACCGGTGCAAAAAACAGCCAGGATATCCCCGGCGGAAACTTCGGGCAATTCCGCTTCTTCGATAAGCTTATCACCGGATTCGCAGCATTTTCCGGCAATCGTATACACTTGACCCGCTTCCTCTTCTGCACGGTTGGCCAGCAAGGAACTGTATTTTGCCCCGTACAGTGCCGGGCGGATATTGTCTGACATGCCGCCGTCGACCGCTGCATAACGCCGTGTATCGGGCACATCTTTTGTCGAACCGATCGTATAGAGTGTCGTGCCGGCATCGCCGATCAACGAACGGCCCGGCTCGATCCAGATCTCGGGCACCGGGAATGCGGCCCCCTCGGAAGCTGCTTTGACCGTACGGATCATATCTTTCACATACACGGCAGGTTCAAGCGGCGCATCTTCTTCCGTGTACCGGATGCCGAAGCCCCCGCCCAGATTCAACACAGTGCATGTGTAGGAATGGTTTTGCTGCCAAGAAGCCATTTTCAGCAATAGCTTTTCAGAAGCCATCTGGAATGCCGCAGTATCGAAGATCTGGGACCCGATATGGCAATGGAGGCCGATCAAATCGAGGAATTCATGGGCATAGGTTTCCTCGAAAGCCCGGTCTGCCTGGCCGTTGTTCAAGTCGAACCCGAATTTCGAGTCTTCCTGGCCGGTCGTGATGTAGTCATGCGTATGGGCTTCAATGCCCGGCGTGACGCGTAGCAGGATATTTATTTTCTGCCGGCGCCGTTCCGCTGTTTTTTTCAACAGCTCGATTTCATGGAAATTATCGACGACGATACAGCCGATTTGTTCATCAAAGGCCATGTCGATTTCCGCCTGGCTCTTGTTATTGCCGTGGAAATGGATTTTCTCTTTCGGGAACCCGCTCTGGATGGCGGTATAAAGTTCGCCGCCCGATACGACATCGAGCGACAAGCCTTCTTGTGCCGCGACTTGGTAAATGGCAATCCCCGAGAACGCTTTACTGGCATAAGCGACTTGAAAGCCTACCTGTTCGTTTTCGAATGTTTGCTGGAAGGCCTGTGCTCGTTCGCGGAATAATGCGATGTCATAGACGAAAAGCGGTGTGCCATATTGCGCTGCCAGGTCTACCGTGTCTACTCCCCCGATCGTCAAATGGCCTTGTTCGTTGATTGTTTGTGTCCCGTATAGATGCATGTCGACTCCCCCTGGGCTATGTAAAGTAAAAATCCTGCTGGGCCAAAACCCAGCAAGATTCGTTTAATCGGTGATCAAAGCGGAGACGAGTTGAATCGGTTCAACCGGCTCGTTTGAATACTCGATACTATTGTATAACATTTCCTGGCATTCCGCGAGGTCTTGTGTGTTGGAATAAATTGTCGCCAAGGCTTCGCCTTTTTTGACGAAATCACCGACTTTCTTGTGCAGCACCAGGCCGACCGACAAATCGATGGTCGAATCCTTCGTTGCGCGGCCTGCGCCGAGCACCATGGCTGCCGTCCCGATTTCATCCGCTTCCATAAAGGAAATATAGCCGTCCTGCTTTGCCGGGAGTTCCGTAACGAATTCTGCTTGCGGCAATAGGCTGAGGTCATCGACAACAGCCGGGTTGCCGCCCTGGTCTTCGATCAGTTGGCGGAAGGCTTGCAGTGCGGAGCCGTCACGGATGGCGCCTTCTAGCATTGCACGCGCCTCTTCCAAAGTTTCCGCCTTGCCACCGACCACCACCATTTGGCTGCCAAGCACGAGGCATAGTTCCGTCAGGTCTTCCGGGCCTTTGCCTTGCAGCGTTTCGATCGCTTCTTTCACTTCCAGCGCATTGCCGATCGCAAACCCGAGCGGCTGGCTCATGTCCGAAATGATGGCCATCGTTTTGCGCCCTGTCGCATTGCCGATGCCGACCATGGCATGCGCCAGTTTTTTGGCATCTTCTTCGGTTTTCATGAATGCACCTTCGCCTGTTTTCACGTCAAGGACGATGGCGTCTGCGCCGGCTGCAATTTTCTTGCTCATGATCGAACTGGCGATCAATGGGATGCTGTTCACAGTTGCCGTTACATCGCGCAAGGAATACATCTTTTTATCGGCGGGCGTCAAGTTGCCGCTTTGGCCGATGACCGCCAATTTGTGTTCGTTCACTTGGCGAATGAAATCTTCTGTCGACAGCTCAACGTGGAAACCGTCGATCGCTTCGAGTTTGTCGATTGTTCCGCCGGTATGCCCGAGGCCGCGCCCGCTCATTTTCGCAACCGGCACGCCACAAGCTGCTACCAGCGGCCCAAGAACGAGCGTCGTCGTGTCGCCGACGCCTCCTGTTGAATGCTTATCCACTTTAATGCCATCAATGGCTGATAAATCGATCTGGTCGCCCGACTCTGCCATCGCCATCGTCAAATCTGCCCGTTCACGCTCGCTCATATCCTGGAAAAATACCGCCATCAAAAAAGAGCTCATTTGATAATCGGCAATTTCGCCATTCGTATAGCCAGAGACGATAAAACGGATTTCTTCTGTGGACAGCTCATGGCCATCGCGTTTCTTTTCAATCAAGTCCACCATTCTCATTGATCATTACCGCCTTTTTTAGTTTAGTTTCGTTAGAAAGCTTGTGCCGAATTTCGGCAGTTCACAAGCGAAATTCTCGGCAATGGTCGCACCGATATCCGCAAACGTCGATCCTGTTCCAAGGTCAGACCCACCGTTGAAACGCGGGGAGAATGCGAGAAGCGGAACATATTCGCGGGTATGATCGGTTCCCGGGAAAGTCGGGTCGTTTCCATGGTCTGCCGTGATCAGCAGCAAATCGTCTTCACGCAACTCCCCAAGTACTTCCGGCAGGCGTGCATCGAATGCTTCGAGCGCTTTTGCGTAGCCTTCCGGGTCTCTGCGATGGCCGAAAAGCGCGTCAAAATCGACAAGATTCAAAAAGCTCAAGCCGTTGAAATCCTTGCCGGCCACTTGGACCAGCTTGTCCATGCCGTCAGCATTATCGGCTGTTCTCAATGCTTCCGTCACCCCAGCACCGTTGTAGATATCGTTGATCTTGCCGATGGCGATGACATCTTTGCCGGCGTCCTGCAATTCGTTCATGACGGTGCGGTCGAAAGGCGTCAAAGCGTAATCGTGGCGGTTGGATGTGCTCTTAAAGGCTCCAGGTTCGCCGAGGAATGGCCGCGCAATGACTCGCCCGACCAGGAATTCGGGATCGAGGGTCAGTTCACGTGCCATTTCGCAAATCCGGTACAGCTCTTCCAGCGGAATGACTTCTTCATGTGCGGCGATCTGGAGAACCGGGTCAGCTGAAGTGTAGACGATCATCGCCCCTGTTTCCATATGCTCTTGCCCGAGTTCATCGAGGATTTCCGTACCGCTTGCCGGTTTATTGCCGATGACTTTGCGGCCAGTCGCCTGTTCAAGCTTGTCGATCAACTCTTGCGGGAAGCCTTCCGGGTATACTTTGAACGGCGTGTCGATATTGAGGCCCATGATTTCCCAGTGCCCTGTCATCGTGTCTTTTCCGACAGACGCTTCCTGTAAACGGCCGAAATGGGCGGCTGGCGTATCCTGTGCCTCAAGCCCCTCGACCGGCACGATATTGGCAAGCCCCAGTTTTTCCATATTCGGCATCTTGAGGCCACCGACCGATTGGGCGATGTGGCCGAGCGTATCTGCCCCTTTGTCACCGAACGCTTCGGCATCCGGCGCTTCGCCGATGCCAACAGAGTCCAGAACGATTAAATGTATACGAGTAAACGGTTTCATTGTCATGTAAGTTCCTCCTTATTTGCTCTTATATTCTATCATATGAATATCCCATGTCGGAAGTCAGACCTCTGTTATGCGCGTGGATGGAATTGCGAGTAGACATCTTTTAATCGCGTCTTGCTGACATGGGTATAGATTTGGGTCGTTGAAATATCGGCATGACCGAGCATCTCCTGCACGGCACGCAGGTCAGCGCCGTTTTCGATCAAATGGGTGGCAAATGAATGGCGCAATGTGTGTGGCGTCAATTCTTTTTGGATGCCCGCTTTCTGAGCGTGCTGCTTCAGCAGTTTCCAGAACCCTTGGCGCGTCAAACGTTTGCCGCGCTGGTTGATGAACAAGGCATCCGTTTTCTCAGCCGGGTTCCTCAAAGCGAGCCGCCCCGATTCAATGTATTCGCGGTTGGCTTCAAGCGCAGCCCTCCCGAGCGGGATGATCCGTTCCTTGCCGCCTTTTCCTGTGCAGCGCACGAACCCCATCGTCAAATGAACATCTTCCATATCCAAGTTGATGCATTCACTGACACGCATCCCGCTTGCATAAAGCAATTCCAGCATGGCCCGGTCGCGCAGCCCATTAGCTTTTGAGGTATCCGGGGAATTCAATAACGCATCGATTTCTTCTATAGATAGAACATTTGGCAACTTCTTATCCATTTGAGGCATTTCCAGATGGACGGTCGGATCCGAATCGCTGCGTTTTTCCCGTATCAAGAATTGGTGGAAACTGCGGATCGAGGAAATATGCCTTGCCACCGTACGTGAAGTTTTCGCCATTTCCTGCAAGTGCCGCAGATGATTTAAGATATGTACGCGTTCGATGTTCCCAAGCCGCTCCAATTGCTCGACTTCACTCATATATTGTATGTAAACTTTCAAGTCGCGTTCATAAGAAGTCAGCGTATTATCAGACAGCTGCCTTTCCACACGGAGAAAATGCAAATAATCGTCAAGTGCATCTTTTGCATCGTTCATAGTGATTCCTCCTTTTCGCCTTTAATTAAATGAAAATGAAGATGAAAAAAGACGGCCTTCTACAGGCCGTCTTTTACGCGTCTTTTTCTGGCTTATCAGCACCCGAATCATTGCAGCGCCAGCAAATGCCATGAAAAGTCAGACGGTGGTCCTTGATCTGGAAATTCCAGCGCTTTTCAACAACTGCTTCAACATCTTCAAGCAAATCTTCCTGTATTTCATCCACTGCCCCACACTCCAGGCAGACCAAGTGATGATGGAAGTGTGCTGCGCCTTCCTGACGCAAATCATAACGGGAAACGCCATCCCCAAAATTTATTTTATCGACAATCTTCAATTCGGTCAGAAGTTCCAATGTACGGTATACCGTAGCCAAGCCGATTTCCGGTGCGATGTCCTTGACCAAGAGATAGACATCTTCAGCGCTTAGATGGTCTTCTTCATGATCCAATAAAATTCGTACCGTTGCTTCACGCTGTGGCGTCAGCTTATAACTCGCAGCGTGTAATTGCTTTTTTATACGATCTATCCTTGTTTCCATGCGACGCCCTCCCTCAAACTGTATTCATTATATCAAAAGGGCGTTCTCGATTACAACAATCGATGCCGTTTATTATTTAGAATCATTATCATCTAGTTATTGGATTAATTCTTATCTGATAAGTAGTTTTTAACCCATTGCACAGCGTAAGCGGTTTTCGCATCATAAATCTGCTCATTATCAATTAAGCTTTGAGCTTCTTCCACCGTCACTTCGAGCAATTCCACGAATTCGTCGTCATCCGTCACGGCACCGTTTGCCGCTCGGTGCAAGCCCGTGGCAAAGAAAACGTGGACCACTTCATCGGCAAATCCGGGAGATGTCGAGAAGCTGATCACTTTTTCGAGCTTTTCCGCTGAATAGCCTGTCTCTTCTTCCAGTTCACGCATAGCCGTGTACTCCGGTGCCTCGCCGAGTTCCAGTTTTCCGGCCGGAATTTCGACCAGTGAGCGTTCGAGCGCTTTGCGGTATTGTTCGACCATGATGATTTTTTTGTCGCTTGTCAATGCGATGACCGCCACTGCGCCAGGGTGCTCGATCAATTCGCGCTTGGACTGTTTGCCATTCGGCAGCATCACATCGTCAACTTTCAAATTGATGACCTTGCCTTCGTATAAACGTTCGCTATGGATGGTTTTTTCTTCAAATTTCTTCATGCTGACCCTCATTTCATTTGTAGTTTCAATACTGCAAAGTATACCATAGAGGAAACAAATTTTTACAATGAGGTGAAATGATGAAATACAATACACTGGGAACCAGCGGATTTGAAGTTAGTGAAATTGCACTCGGCTGTATGTCATTGCCGGAAGACCCGAAACAAGCAGGAGCCATTATCGACGAAGCGATGGACAATGGCGTCACTTATTTCGACACAGCCGATTTCTACGGCAAAGGAAAGAACGAGGAAATCGTCGGCGGCGCCCTTGGCAATCGGCGCAAAGACATCATCCTTGCCAGCAAAGTGGGCAATGAATGGTCAGAAGGATCGGATGAGGTGAAATGGAATCCGACGAAAGCTTACATCAAAGAACAGATCCATAACTCGCTGCGCCGGCTCCAGACCGATTACTTGGATTTATACCAGCTTCATGGCGGTATGATCACCGACAATTCGGAAGAGACGATCGAGGCGTTCGAGGAATTGAAAAAGGAGGGCCTCATCCGCGCATATGGAATCTCATCCATCCGCCCGAATGTCATCCATCGCTTTTTGGCTGAGAGCGAGATCGCTTCCGTCATGATGCAATATAGCCTCCTTGACCGGCGCCCCGAAGAATTGCTTCCGGAAATCGGCCAAGCCGGCCGCTCTGTCGTGGCACGCGGCAGCCTGGCAAAAGGCTTGCTGACGGCTGAAGGGTTCACACGCGCAGAAAAGATGGGCGACTACCTGCAATACGGCTCGAACCAGCTGACGGATACTTTGAATAAGCTTACCGCTATCCATGACAATATCCATGCGCTCGCCCTGCATTCGGTGCTATCAGACAACACCGTCGCAGCCGCAGCGACCGGCGCGAGCAGTCCTGGGCAATTGCGCGAAACCTTGCAGGCTTATCAACAGCCTGTCAGCACGCAGCAGATCGAAGAAGCCAAGAAAGCGACACGGCTTGACCGCTATGAACAACATCGCGATTAACTCGTCAATCGTTTTACAACCGGTGCCCCGCTTGATGCGGGGCGCTTTTTTCAGCCTTTTGACGCACCTTTGCTGAACTTGAAATTCCACTAAGGACCTTTGTACCTTTTTTCACCGGCAAACTTTATACGGCGAATTTGACAGTCCGGCCCACCACCTGTCAACTCCTTTTACGATGGGGTTCTTCTCTATTTCTGCTTCTTTTTCTAACCAAATTCCCTTGTTTTTCACCGGAACATTAAATTTATCGAAAAGGACTTTTGCAGGTTTGAAAGAATACTTAGAAGTGAATATACTGATTACGACTGAAATTTTCAAACCTAATTATCATGAAATCGGGGGCGTGCAAAATGATGAATTTTTATTTGACCCAATCCAAAAAATCTTATCAGTCAGCAGACGGAGATGCCATTTCCATGCATTCCTACCTCGTTGTTGAATCTGTGACAAGATCCCTTGGACAGGAGTTTAAAAATCATAAGCTGGCTTGGGAAGCAGAAGACCACTGGCTGCTTGCAGACGCCCCTGAGAAAATCATCCATATGCCGAATGGCTATCAGCGTTTTGAACTCTCCGAGCCGGTGTTTGCTTCATTGCGCTTACTTGCTGAAACCCAACCGAAAGAGCTTCATACCTTGACGCCTTTTTCCAGAAAGCGCACTTCCGAAACATTCATCGAACAGCAGCAAGCTGAGGCGCGGAGGGAGTTTCACCTCAACGATGTGGCCAAGAGCTTAAAGCAGATGTTCAAGGACATCATGACGGTCTAGAAGCTCTTCATATAAAAGAGCCGGAGAACATAAACTGTTCTCCGGCTCTTTGTGTTTCATCCGTATTAAATTTGTTCCGGGTCTTCTTTTGCCGCCTCGTCTACAGGCTGGTCACTCACCGGTTGAGTTACTGGCTGTACAGCCGCTTGTGTAGCTTGTGTATTTCTTGAAGTGTAGGACTTCAGCATGTCAGCAATATCAATGCCCGTCATTTCTTTCAACGGTTCCTGCATATCGACCATCGTGCGTGTGACGCTTCTGCCGAAAGACGGAACGCCTTGCCCGTTTCCGGAATCGATGATTTTCACCGAATCGATATTGTTGAGCGGCTGTGCCACTTTTTCGGCGAAGACTGGCAGCATGTCGATCAGTTTCTCCGCAATGATGACATCGCCATGTTCTTCCATCGCTTCCGCTAGCAATTTGCGGGATTCGGCTTCCGCTTTCCCGCGCTCACGGATGACTTCGGCTTCTGCAGCCCCTTCATCGCGCTTGATCTTCGCTTTCGCTTCCCCATCGATAACAGAACGTCTCGCTTCCGCTTCTGCCGTCCGCGTCGTTTCGTAATAGCTGGCATCCGCTTTGGTTTTGCGTACCTTGCTTTCTTCTTCTTCCAGACGGACCGCACGTTCGCGCTCCATGAACTGCATATTCAATTCTTCTTCCTGGATCTCCATCGCGAGTTTCGCTTTTTCGAGTTCATACGACTGCTCAGACTTGGCGCGTGCGCGTTCGGTTTCTTCCTTGAACGCCGCGTCTTTCAAGTCTTTCTGTTTGCGCGATTCGGCAATGGCGATTTGGCGCATATACTCTTCTTCTTTCGCTTCCTGGTCGGTTTGGGCACGGTGGATGCGTGTTTCCCGCTCCGTATTTGCCTCCGCGATTTCCGCCTGCTTGCGCACTTCAGCGATGCGCGGCCGTCCAAGATTTTCAAGATAGCCATTGTCTTCATCGGCATCGCGGAGGTCCGTCAATCCGAGTGAAGTGATTTTAAAGCCCATTAAATCAAGTTGTTTTTGCGCGATTTCCTGGACATCGGTATTGAATTTCTCCCGGTCGCTATTGATATCTTCGACGGTCATCTTAGACAGGATGGCCCGCAGATTACTGCCGAGAACTTCGATGATCTCGCGCTCGATCTCATCCTGCTCTTTTCCGAGAAATTGCTCTGCATAATTGGCGATGCCATTCAAAGTATCTGCAACTTTGACCATCGCGACAGCATCCGCGACGATCGGCACCCCGGCATTCGTATAGACGCGTGGCGTCGACAGCTTCAACTGGAACGAGGTCAAATTGACCGGCGTCGAAGTCTGGAAACGCCGCAGCAAGTACCCTCCGCCCCGGATGATCTTCATGGAACGCCCTTCATCGTCCGTAAAGATGTTCGTGTCTTTTTTCGGGTCCCCTAGTTTCGGCCCTGTAATGATCAAGGCTTCATTCGATTTGGCTGTGCGGTAGCGGAGCTTCATCCAGAAGAAATAGCCGACGCCTGCAAGTGCCGCCAAAATGAGAATGACGATTAATACTGAAATAATGCCGATTGACTCCATTCGATCCCATCCTTTTCTAGTTACTGATTTTATCCTGCCCTTCTACATACGGATAGATCAGTAAGATGTTTCAAAAAAGGAAAAGTATAGCCATTATTTTTAAAATTCAATCTGCCATGACTTTAATTAGCGAAAAAATAATGGATAATGCCATTAACACAAAGACAAAATATCCGAAATGAATCCATGGATTCGCATGTCGCTGGCTGAGCTTGGATTTCATTTGTTGCTGGCCTTCTTCCAGCCCCGGAATTGGCGGCATCTCTTCGTCCCTCATCTTCTTATCCTCCTGTGATCAAGTCTTCAATCTTTATGCTTCGTTGATGTATCTTGATAGTCACGTGCACTCCTTTTATTATATCAATTGAAAAGAAATGGAATATAAAAATATTTTGTAAATAATTAACTAAAAAAACATTAACTTTTAGACTGCTCATTTGATAAGATTGAAAAAACGCTCGGCTTGCAACCGGTTATTACTCATATGAAAGGAAGGGGGGGAAGACCATGGGAATCATCGATGATTTGGCTGGCGCAATCTATGACGTCTTGGCTTGGATTTTATGGGGTTTTTCCTATCTTGCCGCCGGGGCCCTCATTGTAGGTGTGCCTTTATATTCAATCGCCTTTCTTTTCGAATGGCTAGGCTAAACGAAAAACCCCACTGTCGCTAGAAATGACAGGGGGTTCTTCGTCAATATTTATTTCCTGAATCTCCATGCCGCTCAAGCAATTCGGCAAACGTCATGTTTTTTTCACGTTCTTTGCGTTCGAACTGGCGTTGCGCTTCTTTTTCTTCCTCTAGCTTCTGCTGGTCCTTCAATAACTCTTTTTTCGTAGCTTTCAACTTCAACAACTGGTCTTCCGAGAAAAGGCCTTTATCGTTCACTTTATCTTTTGCCATCCTGCTCTCTCCTTATGGGCGTTTTACGATCGTCGCGACACCTTGACCGCCACCGATGCACAATGTCGCTAGGCCTGTCTTGGCATCGCGTTTTTTCATTTCGTGGAGAAGCGTCACGAAGATCCGTGTCCCGCTTGCGCCGATTGGATGGCCGATTGCGATGGCTCCGCCGTTGACGTTCAATTTTTCATGGTCGAACTTCAATTCACGGTCTACCGCAATCGACTGCGCCGCAAACGCTTCATTCGCCTCGATCAAATCGATGTCCCCAAGTGCCATGCCCGCTTTATCCAAGGCGTTTTTCACTGCTTGGACCGGGCCGATGCCCATGACCGCCGGATCGACGCCTGCATTGCCGTTCGCCGAAATGATGGCAAGCGGTGTGATGCCGAGCTCCTCTGCTTTTTCTTTCGTCATGACGATCACAGCTGCTGCGCCGTCGTTGATGCCGGAAGCGTTGCCGGCTGTTACACTGCCGTCTTTTTTAAATGCCGGGCGAAGTTTCGCCAGCTTTTCTTCAGTGGAAGAAGCCTTTACGTATTCATCCGTGCTAAAGATGACCGGATCGCCCTTACGCTGCGGGATTTCCACCGGCACGATTTCCTCGTCAAAACGTCCAGCTTCGATGGCGGCTGAAGCCCGGGCCTGCGAACGGGCCGCAAAACGATCCTGTTCTTCGCGTGAAATCTCGTAGCGATCGCAAAGGTTTTCAGCTGTCACGCCCATATGATAATCATTGAATGCACATGTCAAGCCATCATGGACCATGCTGTCGACCACTTTCTGGTCTCCCATGCGGTAGCCGCCTCTTGCGCCTTCTAACAGATACGGTGCACAGCTCATGTTTTCCATGCCGCCTGCGACAACGATATCGGCATCACCCGCGAAAATCGCTTGGTACGCCAAATGGATCGATTTCAAACCCGATCCGCATACTTTGTTGATGGTCATCGCCGGCACCGTCTCCGGCAGACCTGCTTTAATGGATGCTTGGCGCGCCGGATTCTGTCCGAGCCCTGCTTGCAGGACATTGCCCATGATGACTTCTGATACTTGATCGCCCGCTACCCCTGCGCGCGATAAAGCTTCCTTGATGACGATGGCGCCGAGATCCGTCGCCGGCACATCTTTCAAAGCCCCTTGGAACGAACCGACCGCCGTTCTGACAGCGCTTGCAATTACGATTTCTTGTGACATGTTCATTTTCCCCCTTGTCTACTTCTTGCTCTTTTATCCCCCCTATCGCTACAATGAAGCTAAGGGGGGATAGTATGTTTAGTTTACCAAAAACAACTACGATAATCGAGGTCGGGCCGCGTGATGGCCTGCAAAATGAAGCCAGGAATGTCAACACGGAAGACAAATTGGACTTTATCAGGGCTTTGCAAGAAGCCGGCTTACAGGAAATGGAGCTGACGTCTTTCGTATCGCCGAAATGGGTGCCGCAAATGGCCGATGCACGGGACATCATTGCCGGCGTAAAAAGGGCCGGGCGGCAAATGGTGTTGACGCCGAATGAGCGGGGCATCACGTCTGCCCTGGAAGCCGGTGCCGACGCAATCGCCGTCTTTGTCGGTGTGTCCAATTCATTCAACGAAAAGAACATCAACAAGACGACTGCCCAGTCGATGGAGGCGTTGAAACCATTGATTGAAAAGGTGAAGCGGGACGGTGTCTTTGTCCGCGCCTGTATTTCAACAGCGTTCCACTGCCCGTTTGAAGGCAAAGTCGACCCGCGCGACACGGTGGAGCTATGTCGCCAATTCGTCGATTGGGGAGTCGATGAATTGAGCGTCGCCGATACGATTGGGCTTGCGGACCCGCAAGAAAGCCACGAATTGTTCAGCCGCTTGAAAGAACAGTTTCCGGATGTACTGATTGCGGCACATTTCCATGACACAAGACGCATGGCACTTGCCAATGCTTATGCGGCACTTCTCGCAGGAGTGGATCGTTTCGACGCATCCGCCGGCGGGCTCGGCGGATGCCCATTCGCACCGGGCGCAACTGGAAATGTCGCGACAGAAGACCTTGTGCATATGTTTCACCACATGGGCGTCGACACAGGCGTCGATCTCGAGAAACTTTACGAAGCAATTTCACTTATCGAGCCCCATGTCTCGAACCCGCTGCAAACAGGCATGTATACGTTATACAAAAACAGAAAATGAGGTGTGTGCGCCATGAAAAAGCGATTATTGTTGACTTCAGCCGTCGTCTCGAGCACCTTGACCGCTTCTTTTGCCGCTTTGGGTTTTGCCGCAAGCAACCGTCTCATGTACGTGAAGAATAAAGACGCATCTTTGATTTTGGAACGCGAAACGGCCGCCAAACGCTACGACGAAGCTTGGTATGCGAACGCCAAAAAAAGTGAACGGTGGATCGAATCCGAAAATGGCTATCCGATCAAAGCGATTTTCCTGGAGCCGCACAACACGAACCGTTACGTCATCATTTGCCATGGCGTCACGGAAAGCAAAGTGAACTCGTTCAAATATGCACGCATGTTCGAACGACTCGGCTTTAACTCTGTCGTCTATGACCATCGCCGGCACGGGGAGTCGGGCGGCAAGACAACGAGCTTCGGTCATTACGAAAAGCTGGACTTGCAGGCCGTCGTCAAGGCGTTGAAACTCCATGTGGGGCCATCTTTGTTCTTCGGCATTCATGGCGAGTCGATGGGCGCTGCAACGACGCTATTGTATGCCGGAATGGAGGACACGGCGGATTTTTATATCTCTGACTGCGCCTATTCCGACATCAGCGAACAGATTTTGCACGTCATGCGCACGACGACACCGATGCGTACGTCCTTGGCGCTTCGCCTTGCCAATGTATTCCTGAAACTGCGTGACGGCTATTCCATTACCACCGTATCGCCGAGGGAAGTCGTGAAAAAGATTGCAAAGCCTGTACTGTTCATCCACAGCCTGCCAGATGAGTTCGTCTTGCCGAAAATGACGAAAGAATTATTCGAATTGAAACAAGGCGCCAAACAGCTGAAATTGTTCGATGTAGGCGAGCATGCCCAATCATTCAATAAAAATCCCGACGAATACGAAGGGACGGTGGCAGAATTCCTTATGGCCCATGATTTATTAGTGCCTAAAACTGCGGACGGGGTTTCGCAGATTTCCAGCTGATCCCAATACAAAAAAAGAACCACCGTT
Proteins encoded:
- the lysA gene encoding diaminopimelate decarboxylase, whose protein sequence is MHLYGTQTINEQGHLTIGGVDTVDLAAQYGTPLFVYDIALFRERAQAFQQTFENEQVGFQVAYASKAFSGIAIYQVAAQEGLSLDVVSGGELYTAIQSGFPKEKIHFHGNNKSQAEIDMAFDEQIGCIVVDNFHEIELLKKTAERRRQKINILLRVTPGIEAHTHDYITTGQEDSKFGFDLNNGQADRAFEETYAHEFLDLIGLHCHIGSQIFDTAAFQMASEKLLLKMASWQQNHSYTCTVLNLGGGFGIRYTEEDAPLEPAVYVKDMIRTVKAASEGAAFPVPEIWIEPGRSLIGDAGTTLYTIGSTKDVPDTRRYAAVDGGMSDNIRPALYGAKYSSLLANRAEEEAGQVYTIAGKCCESGDKLIEEAELPEVSAGDILAVFCTGAYGYSMASNYNRITRPAVVFAEGGKHQLVIRRESFEDLIKNEVGYMQEGAKR
- a CDS encoding pyrimidine-nucleoside phosphorylase, whose translation is MRMVDLIEKKRDGHELSTEEIRFIVSGYTNGEIADYQMSSFLMAVFFQDMSERERADLTMAMAESGDQIDLSAIDGIKVDKHSTGGVGDTTTLVLGPLVAACGVPVAKMSGRGLGHTGGTIDKLEAIDGFHVELSTEDFIRQVNEHKLAVIGQSGNLTPADKKMYSLRDVTATVNSIPLIASSIMSKKIAAGADAIVLDVKTGEGAFMKTEEDAKKLAHAMVGIGNATGRKTMAIISDMSQPLGFAIGNALEVKEAIETLQGKGPEDLTELCLVLGSQMVVVGGKAETLEEARAMLEGAIRDGSALQAFRQLIEDQGGNPAVVDDLSLLPQAEFVTELPAKQDGYISFMEADEIGTAAMVLGAGRATKDSTIDLSVGLVLHKKVGDFVKKGEALATIYSNTQDLAECQEMLYNSIEYSNEPVEPIQLVSALITD
- the deoB gene encoding phosphopentomutase; protein product: MTMKPFTRIHLIVLDSVGIGEAPDAEAFGDKGADTLGHIAQSVGGLKMPNMEKLGLANIVPVEGLEAQDTPAAHFGRLQEASVGKDTMTGHWEIMGLNIDTPFKVYPEGFPQELIDKLEQATGRKVIGNKPASGTEILDELGQEHMETGAMIVYTSADPVLQIAAHEEVIPLEELYRICEMARELTLDPEFLVGRVIARPFLGEPGAFKSTSNRHDYALTPFDRTVMNELQDAGKDVIAIGKINDIYNGAGVTEALRTADNADGMDKLVQVAGKDFNGLSFLNLVDFDALFGHRRDPEGYAKALEAFDARLPEVLGELREDDLLLITADHGNDPTFPGTDHTREYVPLLAFSPRFNGGSDLGTGSTFADIGATIAENFACELPKFGTSFLTKLN
- the xerD gene encoding site-specific tyrosine recombinase XerD; translation: MNDAKDALDDYLHFLRVERQLSDNTLTSYERDLKVYIQYMSEVEQLERLGNIERVHILNHLRHLQEMAKTSRTVARHISSIRSFHQFLIREKRSDSDPTVHLEMPQMDKKLPNVLSIEEIDALLNSPDTSKANGLRDRAMLELLYASGMRVSECINLDMEDVHLTMGFVRCTGKGGKERIIPLGRAALEANREYIESGRLALRNPAEKTDALFINQRGKRLTRQGFWKLLKQHAQKAGIQKELTPHTLRHSFATHLIENGADLRAVQEMLGHADISTTQIYTHVSKTRLKDVYSQFHPRA
- a CDS encoding Fur family transcriptional regulator, which encodes METRIDRIKKQLHAASYKLTPQREATVRILLDHEEDHLSAEDVYLLVKDIAPEIGLATVYRTLELLTELKIVDKINFGDGVSRYDLRQEGAAHFHHHLVCLECGAVDEIQEDLLEDVEAVVEKRWNFQIKDHRLTFHGICWRCNDSGADKPEKDA
- a CDS encoding NUDIX hydrolase; translated protein: MKKFEEKTIHSERLYEGKVINLKVDDVMLPNGKQSKRELIEHPGAVAVIALTSDKKIIMVEQYRKALERSLVEIPAGKLELGEAPEYTAMRELEEETGYSAEKLEKVISFSTSPGFADEVVHVFFATGLHRAANGAVTDDDEFVELLEVTVEEAQSLIDNEQIYDAKTAYAVQWVKNYLSDKN
- a CDS encoding aldo/keto reductase — protein: MKYNTLGTSGFEVSEIALGCMSLPEDPKQAGAIIDEAMDNGVTYFDTADFYGKGKNEEIVGGALGNRRKDIILASKVGNEWSEGSDEVKWNPTKAYIKEQIHNSLRRLQTDYLDLYQLHGGMITDNSEETIEAFEELKKEGLIRAYGISSIRPNVIHRFLAESEIASVMMQYSLLDRRPEELLPEIGQAGRSVVARGSLAKGLLTAEGFTRAEKMGDYLQYGSNQLTDTLNKLTAIHDNIHALALHSVLSDNTVAAAATGASSPGQLRETLQAYQQPVSTQQIEEAKKATRLDRYEQHRD